One region of Populus trichocarpa isolate Nisqually-1 chromosome 4, P.trichocarpa_v4.1, whole genome shotgun sequence genomic DNA includes:
- the LOC7461234 gene encoding DEAD-box ATP-dependent RNA helicase 1, with translation MEESTIAKQNKNVPVLPWMRSPVDVSKFEEYPLDILPCLDPRLKMALQNMGFKTLFPVQIAVWQETIGPGAFERDLCINSPTGSGKTLAYALPIVQLLSTRAVKCLRALVVLPTRDLALQVKQVFAAIAPAMGLSVGLAVGQSSIADEISELIKKPEHEAGICYDPQDVLQELQSSVDILVATPGRLMDHITTTKGFTLEHLCYLVVDETDRLLRESYQSWLPTVLKLTRPYDESLVPGVNNFLPCASGSLKTIRRCGVERGFKGKSYPRLAKMVLSATLTQDPSKLAQLNLHHPLFLTTGQRRYQLPEKLESYKLICVSKLKPLYLVAVLQHLGGEKCIVFTSSVESTHRLCTLLNFFGDLKVKIKEYSGLQRQSVRSKTLKAFREGEIQVLVSSDAMTRGMDIEGVRNIINYDMPAYVKTYVHRAGRTARAGQTGRCITLLRTHEVKRFKKLLQKADNDSCPIYSIPSSSVKSLHPFYLSALEKLKETVQSETSRKGKVGIKFSRVSKGEKKSLEE, from the exons atGGAGGAATCAACAATAGCAAAACAGAATAAGAATGTGCCAGTGTTGCCATGGATGAGAAGCCCGGTTGATGTAAGCAAATTTGAAGAGTACCCGCTTGATATCCTCCCTTGCCTTGACCCCAG GTTGAAGATGGCTTTGCAGAATATGGGTTTCAAGACACTTTTTCCAGTTCAAATTGCGGTTTGGCAAGAGACTATAGGGCCAGGTGCCTTTGAGAGAGACCTTTGCATTAATTCACCAACAGGAAGTGGCAAAACTTTAGCCTATGCTTTGCCAATTGTGCAATTGCTTTCGACTCGCGCTGTCAAATGTCTCCGTGCATTGGTTGTTTTGCCCACTCGTGATTTAGCCTTGCAGGTTAAACAAGTTTTTGCTGCCATAGCACCTGCTATGGGCTTGTCTGTTGGTTTGGCTGTGGGCCAATCTTCAATTGCTGATGAAATTTCAGAACTTATTAAGAAACCTGAGCATGAGGCTGGGATTTGTTATGACCCCCAAGATGTTTTGCAAGAATTACAGAGTTCAGTGGATATATTGGTGGCAACCCCAGGAAGGCTCATGGACCATATCACTACCACTAAGGGATTTACACTTGAGCACCTCTGTTATCTT GTTGTTGATGAAACAGACCGCTTGCTCAGGGAATCATACCAATCTTGGCTTCCGACTGTGCTCAAATTGACCCGCCCTTATGATGAAAGCCTCGTGCCTGGTGTTAATAATTTTCTTCCTTGTGCATCTGGTTCCTTAAAAACCATAAGGAGATG TGGTGTCGAAAGGGGGTTCAAGGGTAAATCTTACCCTAGGCTTGCGAAGATGGTTTTATCTGCCACATTAACCCAAGATCCAAGCAAGCTTGCTCAACTTAATCTGCATCATCCTTTATTCTTGACAACTGGTCAAAGACGTTATCAACTCCCTGAAAAATTAGAATCCTACAAACTG ATCTGCGTGTCCAAGCTGAAACCACTTTACTTGGTTGCGGTTCTACAACATTTAGGAGGGGAGAAATGTATTGTTTTCACATCATCTGTGGAGTCAACTCATCGACTTTGCACCTTACTGAACTTTTTTGGTGATTTGAAAGTCAAGATCAAGGAGTATTCGGGTCTTCAACGTCAATCAGTAAGAAG CAAGACCCTGAAGGCCTTCCGAGAAGGGGAGATACAAGTACTTGTTTCCTCCGATGCGATGACTCGTGGAATGGATATTGAAGGAGTGagaaatatcattaattatgatATGCCTGCGTATGTAAAGACATATGTTCATCGAGCTGGTCGAACGGCAAGAGCTGGCCAGACTGGGCGTTGCATCACATTGTTGCGTACACATGAg GTAAAACGTTTCAAGAAACTGTTACAGAAAGCTGATAATGATTCTTGTCCAATTTACTCCATCCCTTCCAGCTCTGTTAAGTCACTTCACCCCTTCTATTTATCTG